From the genome of Loxodonta africana isolate mLoxAfr1 chromosome 19, mLoxAfr1.hap2, whole genome shotgun sequence:
CACGAGCACAACCCTTCAATTCTGTGCGACTTAACTCTGTATGTATTCTGTAAGTCCTCAACGAATTCACCTTTATCTTCAAAAGTATGATAGGATGTATCACTAAGCAGTTGTCCAAATATTATAATAAAGAGAATGATATTTGGGGACATGGGGAATGACCTAGACAGGTCATccattctttcaaaatattattttaattttaacttcAGTTTTATGACATTGTAAGAGCATAAAGTAACATACGCATGTACAAATTTGAGGAGTCATATACAGACTGAAACTGTCCACAATACTAATTTCGGTTATTGAAAAATAAGAACATTAAAAATTTGTTTTCAGTTTATGAAGTCTTTGATTAAAGCATGTTTAGTTACCATTTGTCTTATTTTTAGTAACAAATTGCTTGAGTCATTAACAGCCCTAATTGTATATTTCTTGTTTCCATTATTACTTTTACTCCAATAAAGCTAATTAAAAAATACCCATTCTATAAGTGCTATTTTTTTCATATCATTTACCCATGTCAGAAATGAACATATGAACAAAAAAACTAATTACAGCTGAGTACCAAGGGCCTTCGGACACGCAGCCAGTTCATAAATTGTCactaattttaaaaatagcttttaaaATACTGTGTTCATAATTAGGAAGAAAATGGGCATTGAAGCAAAGGAGATTTCCTGAACAATTAATAGATCATATTTGACAAGGGCAATGGGCTGCCCAATCATGTCTTTTGCTCTCATTTGCTACATACAGCAGAAGCACAGCTCATTGTTTTGATCCTCAACATTTAAGCTTCCCAGCCTTACCTAACACATTAGGTCATATGGTAAAACTTTCCCTAGGCTCAGAGGATTTATAGATTTCCCATATCTGATGAGAATGATCCCCTAGTGCTAGTAAAATATTCTGTTTTAACTGAGGCgtttaaattcatttttaaatatttttttttattttaaggactTAACTTCCCAAATGACCTACCTTGGTTCCATTTTTGTATTTAacctaaatataaataaatacacagtTTCTCTACCCAACAGAAAGAAGTCTTTTTAAATATAGTACAGATTTTTGACAGCAAGATTTATAACGTTTAGAGGGAACAGTCGCAAACACTTGGGAAATTAAATTTACATGTGTATTTATGAAATACAAGCCGTCAAGCTGTATCTGTTCCTGTCGCTCCTTTCTTAATATGGCTTTTATTAATAATGATTTTCTTCAATGCTGGCTGGAAAATCCCTGCAGCACTTTCTTCATTTTCACAACACCGTAAGGTCAGTGCACTTTATTAAGCAGTTATTGAGGATATTATAAAGAGTGAGTCCCATTTGTCATAAATATCTGATAAACATGTTTACGTTATCAATATATACAATATATCAATACATACATACATCTTCGTTCCAATCTCATATGATACAGAAAATATTTAGGCTGGCTTGTGAGGCCACGATTGATGTACAGATCTTGCAGGGTCCAATTACAGATGTCATTCAACATCAGTATTTTCACCACTTATTGGAAATTAGTCTCTGCCTAGTAGAACCACAATCCTCTGAACACTGAAAGTGTAGTGAATCAAGCAATGACTTGTTTGAATAATAGAAATTTAATTGAATAGCAAATTATTTTGCATTCTGATGAACATAAAACCTAGAAATATTTCTGAGGTTGTTCAGTGAGCAAGCAAAAaagagctttttttgtttgtgtctttttttttttacagacacCGCTCAGGAGTTTATAAGTTTATCTTagagggggaaaagaaaaaaaatcaggaaaagactTCTATTAGCTCAACCCTAAGGCTAATCTGTTGCATGTGTAGTTTCTACACTACTAAGCAACTTGCAGGAAACAACCCTGCAGCTGAGAGTATGACAGCTGGAAACTGTGCCCCTGGGTACAATATAGCAAAATGACTTTGCTATATTCACCTCTCCAGCCTAGCATCACGGCTCAAGCCGGAACACAGCCATCACGCCCCTGTGGTGGCTCATGACGTTAGATAAGGACCCTCTTCTCCATTACtctccctgaaatcttcttaccAGAAATACACAGAGCCAGCTCAAGCAGGACAAATCAGCCCCTATtctctatataattttttttccagttgtttgTGGTCTTTTTGCCTGGTaggttttttttatgacattgttaACCGAGAATAAACAACTGGATGGATTTATAAGTTTACACACACAAAATGGTCCAAGTATGGATTTACGCGggtttttatttacctttttccTCCAATATTGCAATAACTACCATGTTCATTAAAGTGCAAGAGAAACTTTCGGCATtatttccattagtccttcgcTAAAGCTGTTAGTTTCATGCAATATTCTACTTTTAAAGCACATAACACTAAAATCACCAAACATACACAATCATGACACCAACTCAGCAACAACTTCAGGATTTCTTAATCTACTCAACTGCATGTAGGGGCATTTCCGATTCATTTTAGAAACTGCTCTGCTTAGCATGCCACAACTTACAACTCTGTATTTCCTTTGGCTGGTAAAGAAAAGGGCAATACTACCTACCTTCGAGGAAGCTTCCCCTTTAAAACACAAAAACAGAACAGCATCCCTCCAGACAACAGGCATTTCCCATTGCCAAACATCCTCTGGATGCTTACCAGAGATTTACCACTGAAGCCTGACATTTACCTCTGGTTTAAAAACACAGCTAACACCACCGCTAATCTAGCAACGCACCCCCAAGCCAAGCATCACTGCCAACCATGATCCCATTTACATCAACTTCCCATGATGTATATAGTAAAAGATATATCACAACTTATATGGTTTGGGGCAAAAGCAAAATCCTTCCCGAATTAGATACAATAAAACACATGAAAACTGGATGACGGTCTGGCTTAAGTGGTTTGTTTCAGATTCTGTAACTGAGTAACATCGGCTGCAGTAGGATGGCATTGAGCTTTTATGTTCCCTAATAAGATAGCTCCCAGCAGAGCGCTTCCCATGTTTTACAGTGACATCTATCAGCCAGTCCTGGGGAATCCCAACGTCACTCAGTCTTCTTCAGCACCACTCTCTGTGAACAGCTTCTGTCCACACAGTGGTACAATCTTGACAGGTCTCTAGCGCACAAAGTGCACTGTGAAAATAAGGCAATGATGTCTGCACCATGCTCCTGCCTCACACTCAAACCAAAGAGTCAGGTAATGAATTAACTGCAGGACATAAGCACCTCAAATGCCaccataaatttaaataattggGCCATTGCCAGATACAAATCTAGAAGAAGTGACACACTTGGTATCATAAGCAGGCAGAACGTGGCACGGCACAGAGTTTTGTAAAAAGTCAATTAACCCATCTATTAGATACATAAAGATGGAGGGGGAAAAGCTATTATGTGTGTTAGAATTTGTGATGTGCAATCATGTTAATGTATGGTTTGAGAAGAAATCCTGCTATGTTTTAGTGATTATATGGTAATGAGGAAATTATACAGGTACTTagatcttagaaattattttatgaaTGGCATAAATGTAACGCTACCTCAAAAGTGTACTCAGATCATCACCTAATTTCTCAAACCTGACGATATCAAGGACACCTGCAAAGAATACTTTCCAAAGGGAAAAAGTCTGGGATATCGAATGTTAAACTTATCTTTCGAAATTTTTCTTGAGGGCCTACACCTGAAGCTCCATAATTACGTTCATCTGTCCTGAGTCACTGATGTGCCAAACCAAAATACTGTGAAAAAGAGACAACCTTGAGATGATTTCAAAGACACACACTGTATACTTTTCACATGCACGTATTCGCAAGGTACGAACTGCACCTATCTGTTAGACAGTGAGTGTGCCCCAAACTCCGTCACATCTACAGAGACGCTTCAATGCACTGTCTTTTTTCTTGTGTGGCTCTCCACAGAAGCAAATCTCTGACCACCTCCACACTTAGGACTCCAAGTGAAAGGAAGGCATTAGAATCCCGTAGGGCTCACCCTTCCTccttcaaagaaaaaaacccagACGGCGACCCATAATCAACAGCTCCTAACCCAAATCGAATAATCCACAGGCAAGAAAGCAGCCAGCACAATCCATTCTACTTGATGAACCAAATCCTAAAGGATTAAAAAGTTTCAGGCGGCCCCAACCACAGACCAAACTTGGGTTATCACCAACAGGGAAACCCTAGGAAACTGGAGAAGGCGCTGCCTGTGGAATCCGCGAAACCTGCGTCTCTGAGGATCGCTTGGAGCCTGCGACCCCAAAACTAACTCCTCCGACGCCCGCGCCCGCCGCAGCCGTCCAGCCCGCGGTGCCCGCCGCGCCCCGCGAGTGCGCCCGCCGCGCCCGGCTCGCACCCTCCCCGCCCGGCCGCAGCGCGCCCCCAGGGGCGAGGAACTTACCGCACCGCTTGCACAGCACCCGGCTGACCTCCTTCTTCAGGTTGCGGCCGGTCTCGAGAGGAGGGAAAGATGCTCGGAAGGCGGCCGGCGCGCGGCTGCTGCTGTTGGCCTCGGGCTCCATGAAGAAGATGTACCTGCTGTCCTCCTTGAGCCTCCCGCAGGAGGGGAAGGCGGGGTGGCCCCAGGCCCCCAGGCGCACGGTGAGCAGCGAGTCCTTCTTCAAGCCCCCGGCTTTCACCGCCCACACCTGGTGCACCTTCACCAGATAGGGCGCCTCTTCCCCCGGGTCGCCGGCACTGGGCCCCAGCGCTGTGGGCCAGGAGGGCACGGTCCCGTTGGCGCCGGGCAGCGGGTCCTCGGCGGGCGGCCCCAGCACCCTCGGGCCGGCGGCTGGCGGCCGGCGCTCGCCGCCCCACGCCCCAGGctcgcccgccgccgccgccttccTTTCGAGTGCCCCCTGCTGCCGCCGCGGCGGGTGCACCTTGCCCTCGATCACCACGGCGGCGCGCTGAGCCAGCTCCTGCACCGAGCCCACGCTGGGCGGGGACGAGTAGCACACCGAGGCCCCCGCGGGTGCCGCCTCGGCGCCGGCGGCCGCCCCCGGCGCCAGGGCCGCGGTCCACAggagcagcagcggcagcagcggcggcggcggcgagcgCGCGGCGGGCCCGGGGCGCGGGGCCCTCCCGGAGCGGCGCGGGGCGCGTCGCCATCTCATGGTGCGAGGTGCGTGCGGGCTCGGGCTGCCTGTTCGGACCCTGCCGGCTGCCGCGCGCTGCTCCCTTCTGCTCTCCCCCCTACCCtcctcctttatttatttattgggggGAGGAGGGTGGGCCGGAGTAGGAGAGTTGTTtatgggaggaggaggaggaggaggagggagggaggaggtgggTGGAACCACGGAAAAGCCGAGAGGTATAAGGGGGGAAAATTAAagcaaaataggaaaaaagaaagaaaaagctgctGCCAGCGCCTCGGTTGCTGAGAGTGACAGGCTCTCCCGGCGCCGCCGCCGCGCCCGAGCGCTGCTGTCGGGGCTGCTGTCACCGGAGGAGGACGTGGAGGTGGCGGAGCTGCTCAGCGGGTAGCAGTCCTTTGTGTGAA
Proteins encoded in this window:
- the NRG1 gene encoding pro-neuregulin-1, membrane-bound isoform isoform X10, which gives rise to MRWRRAPRRSGRAPRPGPAARSPPPPLLPLLLLWTAALAPGAAAGAEAAPAGASVCYSSPPSVGSVQELAQRAAVVIEGKVHPPRRQQGALERKAAAAGEPGAWGGERRPPAAGPRVLGPPAEDPLPGANGTVPSWPTALGPSAGDPGEEAPYLVKVHQVWAVKAGGLKKDSLLTVRLGAWGHPAFPSCGRLKEDSRYIFFMEPEANSSSRAPAAFRASFPPLETGRNLKKEVSRVLCKRCALPPRLKEMKSQESAAGSKLVLRCETSSEYSSLRFKWFKNGNELNRKNKPQNIKIQKKPGKSELRINKASLADSGEYMCKVISKLGNDSASANITIVESNATSTSTTGTSHLVKCAEKEKTFCVNGGECFMVKDLSNPSRYLCKCPNEFTGDRCQNYVMASFYSTSTPFLSLPE